Proteins from a single region of Pseudodesulfovibrio portus:
- a CDS encoding AzlC family ABC transporter permease yields the protein MTIEAVAGEQADSPMMSAAKLVAPIVMGYLPVGVAYGVLAQQAGLSMLNTVLMSVLVYAGSAQLIAVALFAAGVSPLSIIATTFVVNLRHLLMSASLAPNLKSWKKWELALFAYQVTDESFAVHSARFARGDLNKTTCFAINYIAQASWTLASFVGFVAGASIPRVEPLGIDYALPAMFIALLVMQTRNKLHVLVAGFTGLTAIVLIQAGADQWSVIIATVIGATFGAGVETWTRK from the coding sequence ATGACCATCGAAGCCGTTGCCGGAGAGCAGGCGGATTCCCCCATGATGTCAGCCGCCAAGCTGGTGGCCCCCATCGTCATGGGCTATCTGCCCGTGGGCGTGGCCTACGGCGTCCTTGCCCAGCAGGCCGGGCTGTCCATGCTCAACACCGTGCTCATGTCCGTCCTGGTGTACGCCGGGTCGGCCCAGCTCATCGCCGTGGCCCTGTTCGCCGCAGGAGTAAGCCCGCTGTCCATCATCGCGACCACCTTCGTGGTCAACCTGCGCCATCTGCTCATGAGCGCGTCCCTGGCCCCGAACCTCAAGAGCTGGAAGAAGTGGGAGCTGGCCCTGTTCGCCTACCAGGTGACCGACGAATCATTTGCCGTGCACTCGGCCCGGTTTGCGCGCGGCGACCTGAACAAGACCACCTGCTTCGCCATCAACTATATCGCCCAGGCCTCCTGGACCCTGGCTTCGTTCGTGGGTTTCGTGGCCGGGGCGTCCATCCCGAGGGTGGAGCCGCTGGGCATCGACTACGCCCTGCCCGCCATGTTCATCGCGCTGCTGGTCATGCAGACCAGGAACAAGCTGCACGTGCTCGTGGCCGGTTTCACGGGGCTGACCGCCATCGTCCTGATCCAGGCGGGCGCGGACCAGTGGAGCGTGATCATCGCCACCGTTATCGGCGCAACCTTCGGCGCGGGAGTGGAAACATGGACCAGAAAATAA
- a CDS encoding AzlD domain-containing protein, whose amino-acid sequence MDQKIIFLTFLGMLAVTYVPRMAPLVALATRSLPEPVVRWLSFVPVAVLSAMLFPSLVLKDGQFDFTPDNFFLWAAIPAFLLAWRTKSFFGTVALGMALVAAGRYFFE is encoded by the coding sequence ATGGACCAGAAAATAATCTTTTTGACCTTCCTGGGCATGCTGGCCGTGACCTATGTCCCGCGCATGGCCCCGCTGGTGGCGCTGGCCACGCGGTCCCTGCCCGAACCCGTGGTTCGCTGGCTCTCCTTCGTGCCCGTGGCCGTACTCTCGGCCATGCTCTTCCCGTCGCTTGTGCTCAAGGACGGGCAGTTCGATTTCACGCCTGACAACTTCTTCCTGTGGGCGGCCATACCGGCCTTCCTGCTGGCCTGGCGCACCAAGTCGTTCTTCGGCACCGTGGCCCTGGGCATGGCCCTGGTGGCGGCGGGGCGGTACTTTTTCGAATAA